TAATCATCGAATTTCAATTGCAAAAAATTGGGTAAAGAAGTTTTCCATGCTTGAAGAGATTCCTTCAATTGAGAAACATTTTTGGAGGGAGTTGAAGTATTATAAAATGAATCATGAATTTGTgacattattataattaatcTAGTATGATAATTGTTTAGCCCAATACTACTTATCTTATCTGGGGGTTGGTTAATCAAATCAATGGAATCtttatgaattaaattatcatcCACATCTATGGGGAATAATTGATTGATATTACGGAGTGATAAGGTTAAAGGTAATTCCAAAAtacaattcaaatataaatcgACTTTATAAATGGTCCaaaataatcttttttcAGTCTCTAAAGTGATCAAATCAGTCTTTCTATTTGATTCATTATTCAATCGTAACAAAATCGATGACCGTAGGGCTATCCcaataaatgaatatgaatttttcaagtGAGCAATCGATTGATAATACATCGATAACATGAATAACGTTTGGATATCAATGAGACTGGAACACGTATTTGTAAGATCCAAATGTTCCTTGGCATAATTGAAATGGTTCAGGCCATTATCTTTACAAACTTCTTTCATCAATGGATCATCTTCATGAGTATGAatagtagtattatttataaataaaatccCCACTGAAATAATTGAATGGATCAAAATTTCGGTTTTGGTTTGTAATTCAGATCTTTGCTCTAAAGGAGTAGTGTATAAAGAATCAAGAATAGAAAGAACCGTGGGACGATGGTAGAATcgaaataataaacatgTAGTATCCCAAGTCTTGGAAATTAGTCGTAGTGTGATTTCTTTGGGAGGTAATTGTAAAGTGGAACTACTTTTTGAAGAACgtttatttgatgaatGTTTCCCACTAGCATTATGTGAAGATTGTGGATATACACATGGAAGGTCTAATTTCGAACATAGATTACATGGTAATTTACCATtacattttttctttctcttcTTACAAACCAAACAAGCTCTAAACGTTTTAAGATTATTCTTAATCACTAAAGAATGACGAGTGTTGGTCAAAATCCGTATAGGGATATCCATACTGGAAAGGGTTTTTTCgtttgttattattttaaaattatactaataaatcatcaattatgtatatatatatgtatatatatacatatatatacgcATGTATAAACCCATGTATAACCGCATGTATAACCGCATGTACAAACGCATGTATAACCGCATGTATATACATGCATGTGTaaatgtatgtatgtatagatgtttagaaaaaaaaaaactgcCAAGACATCATTTCTTTACGGAAAAAACCTTAAGGAAAAAAANNNNNNNNNNNNNNNNNNNNGCTGATCATATTGGTGCACGGATGTACTATCCTGGTGCACGGCGTGTGGTGCACGGACCACCCTATACATATTCGGCAAATCCAAAGTTCAACCCCACATTCTTGCGTCTCCTCTCGTTTTCGGATTCAAACCATCCGAAAGGGGCATTATCATCGCACCTTCCATATCGGGTAGTGCGGGGCAGATATCCACGCCGATTGCGGAATTCAGATCCGCCGGGATCACCCCACGTCATCGCAACTCCTAAATTGGCATTTCCGCAATAGGCCCGTTGCCCAGAATAGTATCTCCCAAAATAGTATCGCGCCCAGAACCGACCGCATGATTCCGAATCGCGCAAGGCACACCCCCACGCCTTATAGACCGCCAGCGTTCACGCGCCGCACATGCGACGCGTCAACTGACGTCGCTATATAAGAGCCGCACGCCCGCCACGCCGACGGCCGCACGCCCCCATGTCCCGTTCCGCCCCCCATGCCACGGCGGCCCATGCCCCCCACGTCTCCACGAATTCCTCAGAACAGCCCGCACAAAGCGGCCCCCCAGATCCCGCAAACTGGGAATCAAGGCGTGATCAAGTTTGTGACCGATGtagaaaattgaaaaagaaatgttATGGTTTGGGACGTCAATGTAATAATTGCCAATTGTCCAACAATCCGTGCACCACAATGGCCACTTTGAAACGCCGGCGGAAACCGAAATTGACCCGGTTAAATCCGGTCGAAGTAGAGAATATTAGATTACGATTGCAAATACAAGAGTTACAGGCTAAATTGGCAAGGCTTACGGCACGTGACGCCCAGCCTGGCGTACAAGATGATTTGTCCAATGgtaccaataataataataataataataataataataataatggtttGATAGTGGTTGACGCGTCGTGCGACGCGTCAAATCACGTGAAACTTGAGGAGTCGCCCAACCCTATTTCGAATGCTAGCCCTAGTGCAAACCCTAATACAAGTCTCAACCCTAGTGCACACAAAAAACCTCCTCATATACATACATTGGATGCTCATCTTAAATCagaaatctttaaattgttACACAATAccaaacaaaatattatcctATGTCTTTCCACTTTTATTTCTCAATTGAATTCCATTTTCCCCATtttagatgatgaaaaaatctTCAAAGATCACGTGTACCCTTTTATATCGATTCTTAATTCCATAGATTCAGATGACACAAAGATTGAACAATTGTTTAAGGATCCTGCTAGTATGCCCTATATCATTCAATTGTATCTGATTGTTCTTTTACAAAGAGATGAGATTTCTCCATCATCGGCTCAGGATGAAGATACTTCCACAGACACAAGTGCTAGTAGTTCTAATGACGCACAAGAAAATCCCAAT
This genomic stretch from Henningerozyma blattae CBS 6284 chromosome 1, complete genome harbors:
- the TBLA0A05850 gene encoding uncharacterized protein (similar to Saccharomyces cerevisiae YJL206C; ancestral locus Anc_1.128); its protein translation is MDIPIRILTNTRHSLVIKNNLKTFRACLVCKKRKKKCNGKLPCNLCSKLDLPCVYPQSSHNASGKHSSNKRSSKSSSTLQLPPKEITLRLISKTWDTTCLLFRFYHRPTVLSILDSLYTTPLEQRSELQTKTEILIHSIISVGILFINNTTIHTHEDDPLMKEVCKDNGLNHFNYAKEHLDLTNTCSSLIDIQTLFMLSMYYQSIAHLKNSYSFIGIALRSSILLRLNNESNRKTDLITLETEKRLFWTIYKVDLYLNCILELPLTLSLRNINQLFPIDVDDNLIHKDSIDLINQPPDKISSIGLNNYHTRLIIIMSQIHDSFYNTSTPSKNVSQLKESLQAWKTSLPNFLQLKFDDYPSEESRAYYLKSKYLLHLDFLLTNLLLHKPFIHFLNSSNLNEKLLAQNCIQFAKQIIQLSTEMFLKDLIDCNYWFTIHTIYFSVLCLKIQSRIESETTEINAEIAKGIDLLNSLKNSSSNTKKIINDLLKQFDLLVKKTIQKNSTTETTTTTTTTNADASTTTNTKLQGKPPILHSTPSGTALNNEIESKLPYLNTDIPLSTSNSINIPDDKFINALEDFNLQSFNDNQFMNLFLEEFNFPIVTMQDSTTITNSSIATTDEMLDDNDDDELNDHEIDENDNLDDQTFDLQCFENIQNKN